One genomic window of Deltaproteobacteria bacterium includes the following:
- the gatA gene encoding Asp-tRNA(Asn)/Glu-tRNA(Gln) amidotransferase subunit GatA produces MAQAPIHEWTLLEAARKVREKEISSRELTAAILERIDRLDPKVNSYVTVLPERAASQAAACDEEQARGSLRGPLHGVPVGLKDIFCTRGVRTTCGSRILHNFDPPYDAAVAETVRAAGAVLLGKHNMDEFAMGSSTETSHFGPSRNPWDLSRIPGGSSGGTAAAVSAGMCFAGVGTDTGGSIRQPASLCGVVGMNQAGPVTRTVADAAALLGVIAGYDRRDSTCVDVPVPDYLAAASRPVAGLRVGLPKEYFEGGGLSPDVKKAVERALAGLTGQGATVVEVSLPHTSFALSTYYLIAPAEASSNLARYDGVRYGHRAEGASGVVEMMSRTRAEGFGAEVKRRVMIGTYALSAGYYEAFYGKAQKVRTLIRRDFDAAFSKADVLLTPTAPTPAFRLGEKTGDPLTMYLSDIFTIPCNLAGIPGISVPCGLSAEGLPIGAQLLSNHFREETLFSAAGAVERAIRLPRVAPVEG; encoded by the coding sequence ATGGCGCAGGCACCCATCCACGAGTGGACCCTTCTCGAGGCGGCGCGGAAGGTCCGGGAAAAGGAGATATCCTCCCGGGAGCTGACGGCCGCGATCCTCGAGAGGATCGACCGGCTCGATCCGAAGGTCAACTCCTACGTCACCGTGCTGCCGGAGCGAGCGGCGTCGCAGGCGGCGGCGTGCGACGAGGAGCAGGCGAGAGGGTCGCTCCGGGGGCCGCTGCACGGCGTCCCCGTGGGCTTGAAGGACATCTTCTGCACGCGCGGCGTGCGCACCACGTGCGGCAGCCGGATTCTCCACAACTTCGATCCTCCGTACGACGCCGCCGTCGCCGAAACGGTGCGGGCCGCCGGCGCGGTGCTGCTGGGGAAGCACAACATGGACGAGTTCGCGATGGGCTCCTCCACGGAGACGTCCCACTTCGGTCCATCGCGGAATCCCTGGGACCTCTCCCGGATCCCGGGCGGCTCCTCGGGCGGAACGGCGGCGGCGGTGTCCGCCGGGATGTGCTTCGCCGGCGTCGGGACGGACACGGGGGGATCGATCCGCCAGCCCGCCTCGCTGTGCGGCGTGGTGGGGATGAACCAGGCGGGCCCGGTTACGCGAACCGTCGCCGACGCCGCCGCGCTGCTGGGGGTGATCGCCGGATACGATCGCCGCGACTCCACGTGCGTGGATGTCCCGGTTCCCGACTACCTTGCCGCCGCTTCGAGGCCGGTTGCGGGGCTCCGCGTCGGGCTGCCGAAGGAGTATTTCGAGGGCGGGGGGCTATCCCCGGATGTGAAGAAGGCGGTGGAGCGGGCGCTTGCGGGGCTGACCGGGCAGGGGGCGACCGTCGTCGAGGTCTCGCTGCCGCACACCTCGTTCGCCCTGTCCACGTACTACCTGATCGCGCCCGCGGAGGCGTCCTCGAACCTCGCCCGGTACGACGGCGTCCGGTACGGCCACCGCGCGGAAGGGGCGTCCGGCGTAGTCGAGATGATGTCCCGAACCCGCGCGGAGGGGTTCGGGGCCGAGGTGAAGCGGCGCGTCATGATCGGCACGTACGCGTTGTCGGCCGGTTACTACGAGGCGTTCTACGGAAAGGCGCAGAAGGTCCGCACCCTGATCCGGCGCGACTTCGACGCGGCGTTTTCGAAGGCGGACGTCCTCCTCACCCCGACCGCCCCCACCCCGGCGTTCCGCCTCGGGGAGAAGACGGGCGACCCGCTGACCATGTATCTCTCGGACATCTTCACCATTCCGTGCAATCTCGCCGGGATCCCGGGAATCTCGGTGCCGTGCGGTCTTTCCGCGGAGGGGCTCCCCATCGGGGCGCAGCTCCTGTCGAACCACTTCCGCGAGGAAACCCTCTTTTCCGCCGCCGGCGCGGTCGAGCGCGCGATACGCCTTCCGCGCGTGGCGCCGGTCGAAGGGTAG
- the tsaA gene encoding tRNA (N6-threonylcarbamoyladenosine(37)-N6)-methyltransferase TrmO, which produces MEFVVRPIGCVRSPLKDPVDAPRQGGLTDQEAEIVIEPAYLPAMEGLAGRVAAGGDDLLPDGRRSGKIIVVCWMHLGDRDRMKVHPCGQEDRPERGVFSTRSPHRPNPLTLHTVKLLSVEGNVLRVRGMDAVDGTPVIDIKPHSPELDG; this is translated from the coding sequence ATGGAATTCGTCGTGCGACCGATCGGCTGCGTCCGGTCCCCCCTCAAGGATCCGGTGGACGCCCCCCGGCAGGGAGGGTTGACCGACCAGGAGGCGGAGATCGTGATCGAACCCGCGTACCTTCCCGCGATGGAGGGGCTTGCCGGGCGGGTGGCGGCCGGAGGAGACGACCTCCTTCCGGACGGACGCAGGAGCGGGAAGATCATCGTCGTCTGCTGGATGCACCTCGGAGACCGCGATCGGATGAAAGTCCACCCGTGCGGACAGGAGGATCGTCCCGAACGAGGAGTCTTTTCCACCCGTTCGCCGCACCGCCCGAACCCGCTCACGCTGCACACCGTGAAGCTGCTCTCGGTGGAGGGGAACGTCCTCCGGGTCCGCGGCATGGACGCGGTCGACGGCACCCCGGTGATCGACATCAAGCCGCACTCCCCCGAGCTGGACGGCTGA
- a CDS encoding RNA methyltransferase: protein MAAHRYFATTFKGLEEVLAGEIAALGGEEVSIGAGSVSFSGDLPLCYRANLWLRSANRVVMLLSEFSAPTPAALYEGVREVPWPDWFPPERTIAVDATVRDSGITHSHFAAQKTKDAVVDRFRDSFGVRPDVDPKSPDVRIVVRIVHDVCSVSLDTSGESLHRRGYRSHPTEASLKETLAAGLVLLAGWQGDAPLVDPACGAGTIPIEAALIAGNIAPGSFGRSFGFQRLRGFDGKLWEGFLSEAGDAARHPHSVRIEGSDVSPGAVAGAIRNATNAKVHERVLFNARSVRFFSPGDGPGTILCNPPYGARLPGGEEAETFYREMGEAFKKRCRGWTAYILSGNAAVTRFLGLKASRRIPVMNGPIDCRLLKYDLY from the coding sequence ATGGCGGCCCACCGGTACTTCGCCACTACGTTCAAGGGGCTCGAGGAGGTCCTCGCCGGGGAGATCGCGGCGCTCGGCGGGGAGGAGGTGTCGATCGGCGCCGGAAGCGTGTCGTTCTCCGGCGATCTGCCGCTTTGCTACCGCGCCAACCTGTGGCTGCGCTCCGCGAACCGGGTCGTCATGCTCCTGTCGGAGTTTTCCGCACCGACCCCCGCGGCCCTGTACGAGGGGGTCCGGGAGGTTCCCTGGCCCGATTGGTTCCCTCCGGAACGAACGATCGCCGTCGATGCCACGGTGCGCGACTCCGGCATCACGCACTCCCATTTCGCGGCCCAGAAGACCAAGGACGCGGTCGTCGACCGTTTCCGCGACTCCTTCGGGGTGCGACCGGACGTCGATCCGAAAAGTCCCGATGTCCGGATCGTCGTTCGGATCGTCCACGACGTCTGCTCGGTTTCCCTCGACACCTCGGGGGAGAGCCTCCACCGCCGGGGGTACCGGAGCCATCCGACCGAGGCTTCCCTGAAAGAGACGCTGGCGGCGGGGCTCGTCCTGCTCGCCGGGTGGCAGGGGGACGCGCCGCTCGTCGATCCCGCGTGCGGGGCGGGGACGATCCCGATCGAGGCCGCGCTGATCGCCGGGAACATCGCCCCCGGGTCGTTCGGGCGCTCCTTCGGGTTCCAACGGCTTCGCGGCTTCGACGGGAAGCTTTGGGAGGGATTCCTTTCGGAGGCCGGAGATGCCGCGCGGCACCCGCACTCCGTGCGGATCGAGGGGAGCGACGTGTCCCCGGGAGCGGTCGCGGGGGCGATCCGCAACGCAACTAACGCAAAAGTTCACGAACGGGTGCTGTTTAATGCTCGGTCGGTCCGATTCTTCTCCCCCGGGGACGGGCCTGGGACGATCCTGTGCAACCCCCCGTACGGGGCCCGTCTCCCGGGCGGGGAGGAGGCGGAGACGTTCTACCGGGAGATGGGCGAGGCGTTCAAGAAAAGGTGCCGCGGCTGGACGGCGTACATCCTTTCGGGAAACGCCGCGGTCACCCGGTTCCTGGGCCTGAAGGCGTCGAGGAGGATTCCCGTGATGAACGGCCCCATCGACTGCCGGCTTCTGAAGTACGACCTGTATTGA
- the gatC gene encoding Asp-tRNA(Asn)/Glu-tRNA(Gln) amidotransferase subunit GatC yields the protein MAISRDEVMHVARLARLALPDAEVDRLRDQLSALLDYMKQLDRLDTRDVVPTSHAVETGTPFREDEVRPFGDRESLLKNAPDRSGDFFRVPRIIED from the coding sequence ATGGCGATATCGCGGGACGAAGTGATGCACGTGGCCCGGCTCGCCCGGCTGGCGCTCCCCGACGCCGAGGTCGACCGTCTCCGCGACCAGCTGTCCGCCCTCCTCGACTACATGAAGCAGCTCGACCGCCTCGACACGCGCGACGTCGTCCCCACCTCCCACGCCGTGGAAACGGGGACCCCGTTCCGCGAGGACGAGGTCCGGCCGTTCGGCGACCGTGAGTCGCTGCTGAAAAACGCACCGGACCGCTCGGGCGACTTCTTCCGCGTCCCGCGGATCATCGAGGATTAG
- the gatB gene encoding Asp-tRNA(Asn)/Glu-tRNA(Gln) amidotransferase subunit GatB translates to MEFEAVIGLEVHAQLQTESKIFCACSAKFGAEPNGNTCPVCTGMPGVLPVLNRKAVECAVRTALATSCAVQRRSVFARKNYFYPDMPKAYQISQYELPLALRGHLDIEVGGATRRIGITRIHMEEDAGKLVHEGEFAGAQASLADLNRCSVPLMEIVSEPDLRTPEEGGSYLRTLRDILVYLEVCDGNMEEGSFRCDANVSVRPVGQAALGTKAELKNMNSFRNVERALEYEIRRQIEIVEDGGKVAQETRLWDAGAGVTVSMRRKEEAHDYRYFPDPDLLPLIVEEAWVEELKRTIPELPAAKVARLAARYGIPRYDAGILASSRALADFFEAASAAFPGSPKTTANECVHWKDAILAGRLAPETIAHAVSDREAGTISATASKKLVERVLETGRPFRTLRDEMGLTQLSDTSALDAIVDKVIASCPKEVESYRGGKAGLLSFFVGQVMKESRGKANPKVVQEVLRKKLE, encoded by the coding sequence ATGGAATTCGAGGCGGTCATCGGGCTCGAGGTCCACGCGCAGCTCCAGACGGAGAGCAAGATCTTCTGCGCCTGCTCCGCGAAGTTCGGCGCGGAGCCGAACGGGAACACCTGCCCGGTGTGCACCGGGATGCCGGGCGTGCTCCCGGTCCTCAACCGGAAGGCGGTGGAGTGCGCGGTCCGGACGGCGCTGGCCACGTCGTGCGCGGTGCAGCGCAGGAGCGTCTTCGCCCGGAAGAACTACTTCTACCCCGATATGCCGAAGGCGTACCAGATCTCGCAGTACGAACTGCCGCTCGCGCTTCGCGGGCACCTCGACATCGAGGTCGGCGGCGCGACGAGGCGGATCGGGATCACCCGGATCCACATGGAGGAGGACGCGGGGAAGCTCGTCCACGAGGGGGAGTTCGCCGGGGCGCAGGCGTCGCTGGCGGACCTCAACCGGTGCTCCGTCCCGCTGATGGAGATCGTTTCGGAGCCGGATCTCCGGACGCCGGAAGAGGGAGGCTCGTACCTGCGGACGCTGCGGGACATCCTCGTCTACCTCGAGGTGTGCGACGGGAACATGGAGGAAGGATCGTTCCGGTGCGACGCGAACGTCTCGGTGCGTCCGGTCGGACAGGCGGCGTTGGGGACGAAGGCGGAGCTCAAGAACATGAACTCGTTCCGCAACGTGGAGCGGGCGCTCGAGTACGAGATCCGGCGGCAGATCGAGATCGTCGAGGACGGCGGGAAGGTGGCGCAGGAGACCCGGTTGTGGGACGCGGGCGCGGGGGTCACCGTGTCGATGCGACGGAAGGAGGAGGCGCACGACTACCGGTACTTCCCCGACCCGGACCTCCTCCCGCTGATCGTGGAGGAGGCATGGGTCGAGGAACTGAAGAGGACGATCCCGGAGCTTCCGGCGGCGAAGGTCGCGCGGCTGGCCGCGCGGTACGGCATCCCGCGATACGACGCCGGGATCCTCGCCTCGTCGCGGGCGCTGGCCGACTTCTTCGAGGCGGCGTCGGCCGCTTTCCCCGGGAGCCCGAAGACCACCGCGAACGAGTGCGTCCACTGGAAGGACGCCATCCTGGCGGGGAGACTCGCTCCGGAGACGATCGCCCACGCCGTCTCCGACCGGGAGGCCGGGACGATCTCGGCGACCGCTTCGAAGAAGCTCGTGGAACGGGTGCTGGAGACGGGGAGGCCGTTCCGGACGCTTCGGGACGAGATGGGGCTGACGCAGCTGTCCGACACGTCCGCACTCGACGCGATCGTGGACAAGGTGATCGCCTCCTGCCCGAAAGAGGTCGAGAGCTACCGCGGGGGCAAGGCGGGGCTCCTGTCGTTCTTCGTCGGCCAGGTCATGAAGGAGAGCCGGGGGAAGGCGAACCCGAAAGTCGTGCAAGAGGTGCTCCGGAAGAAACTCGAGTAG
- a CDS encoding magnesium chelatase ATPase subunit I, whose amino-acid sequence TMNPEEGELRPQLLDRFGLCVEISGERDVGLRKAIVERVLLFEMDDDRFHAKWDAEDLALRGRLSAARVALPVVDVPDEILESAVAVVAELGVAGHRGDITVLKAAKALAAIKGVPSPDPECLSDAFRLALPHRLKEDPFEEMATGRKRLEGVLARFGA is encoded by the coding sequence GGACGATGAACCCGGAGGAGGGGGAGCTGCGGCCGCAGCTGCTGGACCGGTTCGGTCTGTGCGTGGAGATCAGCGGGGAGCGGGACGTCGGGCTCCGGAAGGCGATCGTGGAACGCGTCCTCCTCTTCGAGATGGACGACGACCGGTTCCACGCGAAGTGGGATGCGGAAGACCTGGCCCTCCGGGGACGGCTTTCCGCCGCCCGCGTCGCGCTTCCGGTGGTCGACGTCCCCGACGAGATCCTCGAGTCGGCCGTGGCGGTGGTGGCGGAGCTGGGCGTGGCGGGACACCGGGGGGACATCACCGTCCTGAAGGCCGCAAAGGCGCTCGCTGCGATCAAGGGCGTTCCCTCGCCGGATCCGGAGTGCCTGTCTGACGCGTTCCGGCTGGCGTTGCCGCACCGCCTGAAGGAAGACCCGTTCGAGGAGATGGCGACCGGCCGCAAGCGGCTCGAGGGGGTGCTGGCCCGTTTCGGGGCGTGA